In the genome of Streptomyces collinus, one region contains:
- a CDS encoding UDP-glucuronic acid decarboxylase family protein — protein sequence MRAVVTGGAGFLGSHVCERLLQADHEVVCVDNFLTSSPENIEHLTGDRRFQFRHRDITEGLDEPGPVDAVLHMASPASPVDYLRLPLETLRVGSAGTWHALDLAAAKGARFLLTSTSESYGDPLVHPQPESYWGHVNPVGPRSVYDEAKRFGEALTTAYRRSRGVDAKIVRIFNTFGPRMRPDDGRAIPTFIRQALSGEPITVTGDGNQTRSLCYVDDVVDGLLRMLACDHGGPVNLGNPHEVSMLELAQWIGKITRTRSEITLIPRPQDDPERRRPDITLARELLNWEPTTPVERGLCDTVTYFRRRLSAGEHAESVQRPAGITPSSAAAS from the coding sequence ATGCGTGCGGTAGTTACGGGTGGGGCCGGGTTCCTCGGCTCCCATGTGTGTGAACGGCTACTTCAGGCGGACCACGAAGTCGTCTGCGTGGACAACTTCCTGACGTCCAGCCCCGAGAACATCGAGCACCTCACGGGTGACCGGCGCTTCCAGTTCCGCCACCGGGACATCACCGAGGGCCTGGACGAGCCGGGGCCGGTGGACGCCGTCCTTCACATGGCGTCACCGGCGTCGCCCGTGGACTATCTGAGACTGCCCCTGGAGACGCTCCGGGTGGGCTCGGCCGGCACCTGGCACGCCCTGGATCTGGCCGCCGCCAAGGGCGCCCGCTTCCTGCTGACCTCCACCTCCGAGTCGTACGGCGACCCGCTGGTCCATCCTCAGCCGGAGAGCTACTGGGGGCACGTGAACCCGGTGGGCCCGCGCTCGGTGTACGACGAGGCGAAGCGCTTCGGTGAGGCACTGACGACGGCGTACCGCAGGAGCCGCGGTGTGGACGCCAAGATCGTGCGCATCTTCAACACCTTCGGGCCGCGGATGCGCCCGGACGACGGGCGGGCGATCCCCACCTTCATCCGCCAGGCGCTGAGCGGGGAGCCGATCACGGTCACCGGCGACGGCAACCAGACCAGGTCCCTGTGTTACGTCGACGACGTGGTCGACGGCCTGCTGCGCATGCTCGCCTGCGACCACGGCGGACCCGTCAACCTGGGCAATCCCCACGAGGTCTCCATGCTGGAACTGGCCCAGTGGATCGGCAAAATCACCCGGACCCGCTCCGAGATCACGCTCATCCCGCGTCCCCAGGACGACCCCGAGCGGCGGCGTCCGGACATCACCCTGGCCCGCGAGCTGCTGAACTGGGAACCCACGACTCCCGTGGAACGCGGCCTGTGCGACACCGTCACGTACTTCCGCCGGCGTCTGTCCGCCGGGGAGCACGCCGAGAGCGTCCAGCGGCCCGCCGGAATCACGCCGAGCTCCGCCGCCGCCTCATGA
- a CDS encoding ABC transporter permease, which yields MSATDLSTPGMRSAAHWLLADCWNIVRRGLTHYQRQPVNIAWQLGFPIMSVLLYGYVFGSAMKVPGGGDYNDFLMPGMFAMTMAFGFINTATVVVYDSTKGVIDRFRSMPMASSAVVAGRGVTDIIVACSELAIMMLTALAMGWRPDGGLGFLGAFGLLLWLRFSLIWIGVWLGLIVPNPEAAGGLFAVAFPFTMISSIFVAPQLMPDWLGWVAVWNPISSTAAATRELFGNPVGGDTWVEQHALLMAGVWPVILTAVFLPLAVRRFRRLSR from the coding sequence ATGAGCGCCACCGACCTGAGCACGCCCGGCATGCGGAGCGCTGCCCACTGGCTGCTCGCCGACTGCTGGAACATCGTCCGCCGCGGCCTGACCCACTACCAGCGCCAGCCGGTCAACATCGCCTGGCAGCTGGGCTTCCCGATCATGTCCGTGCTGCTCTACGGCTATGTCTTCGGCAGCGCCATGAAGGTGCCGGGCGGCGGGGACTACAACGACTTCCTGATGCCGGGCATGTTCGCGATGACCATGGCGTTCGGCTTCATCAACACCGCGACCGTCGTGGTCTACGACTCCACCAAGGGCGTCATCGACCGCTTCCGCTCGATGCCGATGGCCTCCTCTGCCGTGGTGGCCGGGCGCGGGGTCACCGACATCATCGTCGCCTGCTCCGAGTTGGCGATCATGATGCTCACCGCGCTCGCCATGGGCTGGCGGCCGGACGGCGGTTTGGGCTTCCTCGGCGCGTTCGGACTGCTGCTGTGGCTGCGCTTCTCACTGATCTGGATCGGGGTGTGGCTCGGCCTGATCGTGCCCAACCCGGAGGCGGCGGGCGGCCTCTTCGCGGTCGCCTTCCCCTTCACGATGATCTCCAGCATCTTCGTCGCACCGCAGCTCATGCCCGACTGGCTCGGCTGGGTGGCGGTCTGGAACCCGATCTCCTCCACGGCGGCGGCGACCCGCGAGCTGTTCGGCAATCCGGTCGGTGGTGACACCTGGGTCGAGCAGCACGCGCTGCTGATGGCCGGGGTGTGGCCGGTGATCCTGACGGCGGTCTTCCTGCCGCTCGCGGTCCGGCGGTTCCGGAGGCTGAGCCGGTGA
- a CDS encoding DUF4012 domain-containing protein, whose protein sequence is MSETRRGASRGQEPPLGAERARWIPRRRKDWVLPAVIVRRLRDRRVRMPLYAAAGLVLAGAAWIAVTGVLARNELLAAQRSLQTLRQHLAQPAAAPATAAGPPAAPAATVQDTVRDATGHAARAHRLTTGPAWFPAAHLPVLGGPFRTVRGIAEASDRLTRDVLPPLARTVAELDSTGTDDGRHLDLSALRRVAPLLEQASRSASRVRADVDGLPHGTWLPATDRARTELARQLDRITPLAHDAAAAARLMPSMLGADGPRRYLAVFENTAEARGTGGLPGAFAVLRAERGRLSFEHFGNDTELSEAHADVDLGAEFNGLYGSAAPTRTWVNSNMSPHFPYAARIWAAAWQRHSGQRVDGAFGLDPGAVSGLLAASGPARLPDGSAVTAHNVVDLSERTSYALHPEFKRRKAYFLDVARAVAIRLLGASTDPTRRTALFSALHRQLGEGRIKVWSGHTAEQRELVARSFGGALPGGSAPLAGLVVNNAAGTKLDYYLDRRLTWAPGRCVDGRREVTVTVRLANRAPASGLPPYVVQRLDDPSYDTRPGDNRLLVSYYASAGAILTGAALDGRSAQLSHGAERGHPVFTLDVELPAGAARTLVLHLLERPADQSAFVLRQPLVHPLRARALPSGPCTG, encoded by the coding sequence ATGTCCGAGACTCGCCGTGGTGCGTCCCGGGGACAGGAACCCCCGCTGGGCGCGGAGCGGGCCCGATGGATTCCGCGCCGGCGCAAGGACTGGGTCCTGCCCGCCGTCATCGTCCGCCGGCTGCGCGACCGCCGCGTCAGGATGCCGCTGTACGCCGCGGCCGGACTGGTCCTGGCCGGTGCCGCCTGGATCGCGGTCACCGGAGTACTCGCCCGAAACGAACTGCTGGCCGCCCAGCGGAGCCTGCAGACGCTACGGCAGCACCTCGCGCAGCCCGCAGCGGCCCCGGCCACCGCTGCGGGCCCGCCTGCGGCGCCGGCCGCGACAGTGCAGGACACGGTGCGCGACGCCACCGGCCACGCCGCCCGGGCCCATCGGCTCACGACCGGCCCCGCCTGGTTCCCGGCGGCTCATCTGCCGGTTCTCGGCGGCCCCTTCCGCACGGTGCGCGGTATCGCGGAGGCCTCCGACCGGCTGACCCGCGACGTGCTCCCTCCCCTGGCGCGCACCGTCGCGGAACTCGATTCCACCGGGACGGACGACGGCCGGCACCTGGACCTCTCGGCGCTGCGCCGTGTGGCTCCCCTTCTCGAACAGGCCTCGCGCAGCGCATCGAGGGTGCGTGCCGATGTCGACGGCCTCCCGCACGGCACCTGGCTGCCGGCCACCGACCGGGCGCGCACCGAACTCGCCCGGCAGCTCGACCGCATCACCCCGCTCGCCCACGATGCCGCCGCTGCTGCCCGGTTGATGCCCTCGATGCTCGGAGCGGACGGACCGCGACGGTATCTGGCGGTGTTCGAGAACACCGCCGAGGCTCGTGGGACGGGCGGGCTGCCCGGAGCCTTCGCGGTGCTGAGGGCGGAGCGGGGCCGGCTGAGTTTCGAGCACTTCGGCAACGACACCGAACTGAGCGAGGCCCATGCGGACGTCGACCTGGGAGCGGAGTTCAACGGGCTCTACGGCTCCGCCGCCCCGACCCGGACCTGGGTCAACTCCAACATGAGCCCGCACTTCCCGTACGCGGCGCGGATCTGGGCCGCGGCGTGGCAGCGGCACAGCGGCCAGCGGGTGGACGGCGCCTTCGGCCTGGATCCCGGTGCGGTCTCCGGGCTCCTCGCCGCCTCCGGCCCTGCCCGGCTGCCCGACGGGAGCGCCGTCACCGCCCACAACGTCGTGGATCTCAGCGAGCGCACCAGCTACGCGCTCCACCCGGAATTCAAGCGGCGCAAGGCGTACTTCCTCGATGTGGCGCGCGCGGTGGCCATCCGGCTGCTCGGCGCGTCGACGGACCCCACACGCCGGACCGCACTCTTCTCGGCACTGCACCGGCAGTTGGGAGAAGGACGGATCAAGGTGTGGAGTGGGCACACGGCGGAGCAGCGCGAGCTCGTGGCGCGGTCGTTCGGCGGAGCCCTGCCGGGAGGATCCGCTCCCCTGGCCGGGCTGGTCGTCAACAATGCGGCGGGTACCAAGCTCGACTACTACCTCGACCGCCGGCTCACCTGGGCACCGGGCCGGTGCGTGGACGGCCGGCGCGAGGTCACCGTGACCGTGCGCCTTGCCAACCGGGCTCCTGCCTCGGGCCTCCCGCCGTACGTCGTCCAGCGGTTGGACGATCCGTCCTACGACACCCGGCCGGGTGACAACCGCCTCCTGGTGTCCTATTACGCCAGTGCCGGCGCCATCCTCACCGGGGCCGCCCTGGACGGACGCTCCGCTCAGCTCAGCCACGGCGCCGAGCGGGGCCACCCGGTCTTCACCCTCGACGTCGAGTTGCCCGCGGGCGCCGCGCGCACCCTCGTACTCCACTTGCTGGAGCGGCCCGCGGACCAATCCGCCTTCGTGCTGCGTCAGCCTCTGGTGCACCCCCTGCGGGCCAGAGCGCTGCCGAGCGGTCCGTGCACCGGCTGA
- a CDS encoding ATP-binding cassette domain-containing protein has product MDGYAVRAEALEKRYGEKRALDGFDLAVREGTVHGLLGPNGAGKTTAVRILSTLIRLDGGRATVAGLDVARQSREVRARIGLTGQYAAVDEVLTGRQNLEMFGRLFHLGGKRARLRATELLEQFDLTDAGDRGVGKYSGGMRRRLDLAASMILAPAVLFLDEPTTGLDPRSRGEVWDSVRALVAGGTTVLLTTQYLEEADKLASHITVIDQGRAIADDTPDGLKNLVGGDRIEVVVAERSEIPRVVKVVARVADGEPEADETELRVHAAVADRVTALTEIARTLQDEGVRVEDIGLRRPSLDDVFLRLTGHRTEKESAA; this is encoded by the coding sequence ATGGACGGATACGCGGTGCGGGCCGAGGCGCTGGAGAAGCGGTACGGCGAGAAGCGCGCACTCGACGGCTTCGACCTGGCGGTGCGCGAGGGGACGGTGCACGGCCTGCTCGGGCCGAACGGGGCGGGCAAGACCACCGCCGTCCGCATCCTGTCCACGCTGATCCGGCTGGACGGGGGCAGGGCGACGGTCGCCGGTCTCGACGTGGCCCGGCAGTCGCGCGAGGTCCGGGCCCGGATCGGGCTCACCGGCCAGTACGCGGCGGTGGACGAGGTGCTCACCGGCCGGCAGAACCTGGAGATGTTCGGCCGCCTGTTCCACCTGGGCGGGAAGCGGGCCCGGCTGCGGGCGACCGAACTGCTGGAGCAGTTCGACCTGACCGACGCCGGCGACCGGGGCGTCGGCAAGTACAGCGGCGGCATGCGGCGCCGCCTCGACCTCGCGGCGTCCATGATCCTCGCCCCGGCCGTCCTCTTCCTCGACGAGCCGACGACCGGTCTCGACCCCCGCAGCCGGGGTGAAGTCTGGGACTCCGTGCGGGCGTTGGTGGCCGGCGGCACGACTGTGCTGCTGACCACGCAGTACCTGGAGGAGGCCGACAAGCTCGCCTCGCACATCACCGTCATCGACCAGGGGCGGGCCATCGCCGACGACACCCCGGACGGGCTGAAGAACCTGGTCGGCGGCGACCGCATCGAGGTCGTGGTCGCCGAGCGGTCCGAGATCCCGCGTGTGGTGAAGGTCGTCGCCCGGGTCGCGGACGGCGAACCCGAGGCGGACGAGACGGAGTTGCGGGTGCACGCCGCGGTCGCCGACCGGGTCACCGCCCTCACCGAAATCGCCCGGACCCTGCAGGACGAGGGCGTCCGCGTCGAGGACATCGGGCTGCGCAGGCCGAGCCTCGACGACGTGTTCCTGCGCCTGACCGGCCACCGCACCGAGAAGGAGTCCGCGGCATGA
- a CDS encoding polysaccharide biosynthesis tyrosine autokinase — MDLSDYLRFLVRRWRIIAALGLLGTAVGVFVTHITTPQYQATSTLFVSLQDWDDTVKLNQGNSFAQARVRSYAEVVTSPYVTEPVAEYLRLDMTPSQLARKITTEVPLETVLLKITVTDTKPVRAARISNAVAHRFAEVIAKIERPEGARLSPVRLSITEHATRPRTPTSPNLVLNLALGLVAGLGLGTGLAVARESLDTSVRSRSDLTRCLADTGGPAVLGSVVLDQSASRHSVAADDDAFGRRAEDFRRLRTNLRFVDIDAPPKVIAVTSAVPAEGKTSISINLASSLAEFGSSVCLVDADLRRPSVASALGLVQDAGLTTVMIGQAKAGDVMQSAGAFSVLASGMLPPNPAEMLGSEQFRAVVRSLADRFDHVVIDTAPVLPVADTPAMASAVDGYLLAARYAKSSRGQVTDAVRALQDVGATVLGSVLNMVPAKRDSEQYGYGYRPKPSGRRERLRLVLRPRLRRRGRPATIGVFPAPSAPTVKDTTPVAAQEGGDHH; from the coding sequence TTGGATCTGTCCGACTACCTTCGGTTCCTGGTCAGGCGCTGGCGCATCATCGCGGCGCTGGGCCTGCTGGGAACAGCGGTCGGCGTGTTCGTCACCCACATCACGACACCGCAGTACCAGGCCACCTCGACCCTCTTCGTGTCGCTCCAGGACTGGGACGACACGGTCAAGCTCAATCAGGGCAACAGCTTCGCCCAGGCGCGCGTCCGCTCCTACGCGGAAGTGGTCACCAGCCCTTACGTGACCGAACCGGTCGCCGAGTACCTGCGCCTGGACATGACGCCCTCCCAGCTGGCCCGGAAGATCACCACAGAGGTGCCTCTCGAAACGGTACTTCTCAAGATCACCGTCACCGACACCAAACCGGTCCGGGCGGCCCGGATCAGCAACGCGGTGGCCCACCGCTTCGCCGAGGTCATCGCCAAGATCGAACGACCGGAGGGCGCCCGGCTCTCGCCCGTCCGGCTGAGCATCACCGAGCACGCCACCAGGCCCAGGACGCCGACGTCCCCGAACCTGGTGCTCAACCTCGCACTCGGGCTCGTGGCCGGCCTGGGCCTCGGTACCGGCCTGGCGGTCGCGCGGGAGTCGCTGGACACCTCGGTGCGCAGCCGCAGCGACCTCACCCGGTGTCTCGCCGACACCGGCGGTCCGGCCGTACTCGGCAGCGTCGTCCTCGACCAGAGTGCCTCCCGGCACTCGGTGGCGGCGGACGACGACGCGTTCGGCCGGCGGGCCGAGGACTTCAGACGGCTGCGCACCAACCTCCGGTTCGTGGACATCGACGCTCCGCCCAAGGTCATCGCGGTCACCAGCGCGGTGCCCGCCGAAGGGAAGACGAGCATCTCGATCAACCTGGCGTCCTCGCTGGCCGAGTTCGGTTCCTCGGTCTGCCTGGTCGACGCCGACCTGCGGCGCCCCAGCGTGGCCTCCGCGCTCGGCCTGGTACAGGACGCCGGACTGACCACCGTGATGATCGGCCAGGCGAAAGCCGGGGACGTGATGCAGTCGGCGGGCGCGTTCTCGGTGCTGGCCAGCGGGATGCTGCCGCCGAACCCCGCGGAGATGCTGGGCTCGGAGCAGTTCCGTGCCGTGGTGCGCTCGCTCGCCGACAGGTTCGACCACGTGGTGATCGACACCGCCCCGGTCCTCCCGGTCGCGGACACACCGGCGATGGCCTCGGCGGTCGACGGCTATCTGCTGGCCGCCCGGTACGCGAAGAGCTCCCGGGGCCAGGTCACCGACGCCGTGCGCGCCCTGCAAGACGTCGGCGCCACCGTGCTCGGCAGCGTGCTCAACATGGTGCCCGCCAAGCGCGACAGCGAGCAGTACGGCTACGGGTACCGTCCCAAGCCCTCGGGACGCCGGGAGCGGCTCCGGCTCGTGCTCCGGCCACGGCTGCGCCGCCGCGGCAGGCCGGCGACGATCGGCGTCTTCCCCGCGCCGTCCGCCCCGACGGTGAAGGACACCACGCCGGTGGCTGCCCAGGAAGGCGGCGACCATCACTGA
- a CDS encoding sugar transferase codes for MPVSAAKTAPRRPAPWGRAHGGVRAAKRFIDCAGAAVLLLFVAPVLIAAAVAVKLDSPGPLLFRQRRTGWRGKEFHVLKLRTMHIGSERLRVAMEESNEADGHLFKIREDPRVTRAGRWLRRYSLDELPQLVNVLRGQMSLVGPRPLPVADSAFTGEARRRLLVRPGITGLWQVSGRSDLAWEDALRLDLEYVDTWSIKLDLAILCRTLPAVLRGDGAY; via the coding sequence ATGCCGGTATCCGCTGCGAAGACGGCTCCTCGCCGGCCGGCTCCCTGGGGACGGGCGCACGGGGGAGTCCGGGCCGCCAAGCGGTTCATCGACTGCGCGGGGGCCGCCGTCCTGCTCCTGTTCGTGGCGCCGGTGCTGATCGCCGCCGCCGTCGCGGTGAAGCTCGACAGTCCGGGCCCGCTGCTGTTCCGCCAGCGTCGCACCGGCTGGCGGGGCAAGGAGTTCCACGTCCTGAAGTTGAGGACGATGCACATCGGTTCGGAGCGGTTGCGCGTCGCCATGGAGGAGTCCAACGAGGCCGACGGACACCTCTTCAAGATCCGCGAGGACCCGCGGGTGACCAGGGCCGGGCGCTGGTTGCGGCGTTACTCCCTGGACGAGCTGCCGCAGTTGGTCAATGTGCTGCGGGGGCAGATGTCCCTGGTCGGGCCCCGTCCGCTCCCGGTCGCGGACTCGGCGTTCACCGGGGAGGCCCGGCGCCGCCTGCTGGTCCGCCCCGGGATCACCGGACTCTGGCAGGTGAGCGGAAGGTCCGACCTCGCCTGGGAGGACGCCCTGCGGCTGGATCTCGAGTACGTCGACACCTGGTCGATCAAGCTGGACCTGGCGATCCTCTGCCGGACCCTCCCCGCCGTGCTGCGCGGTGACGGCGCCTACTGA
- a CDS encoding glutaminyl-peptide cyclotransferase yields MTVRGSRPMARGARMRALPALTAAVLGGSALLISCAADSPARTQAGAGSAAGPVEQLRVRVLDVLPHDPKAYTQGLEMAGRTLYEGTGMAGESSIRRGPPGRRPAVRADLPAPLFGEGVTVLGRTLWQLTFRDRIAIERDAGTLAELRRLPYPAEGWGVCHQPGRGRLVTSDGSARLTFRDPRTLAPTGELRVTLRGRPVPRLNELECVGAHVYANVWPSDRIVRVDSGTGAVTAQIDASGLLPSKKRRPAEVLNGIAAIPGTDEFLLTGKWWPKMFRVVFVAR; encoded by the coding sequence ATGACGGTTCGCGGCTCCCGGCCGATGGCCCGGGGCGCGCGGATGCGCGCACTTCCGGCCCTGACGGCCGCGGTCCTGGGTGGCTCGGCACTGCTCATCTCGTGCGCGGCCGACTCGCCGGCGCGTACGCAGGCCGGCGCAGGTTCCGCCGCGGGGCCGGTCGAGCAGCTGAGGGTCAGGGTCCTCGACGTCCTGCCCCACGACCCGAAGGCCTATACGCAGGGCCTGGAGATGGCCGGGCGCACGCTCTACGAGGGAACGGGCATGGCCGGTGAGTCGTCGATCCGCCGGGGCCCGCCCGGCCGGCGTCCCGCCGTCCGTGCCGACCTGCCGGCGCCACTGTTCGGGGAGGGGGTCACCGTCCTCGGACGGACGCTGTGGCAGTTGACCTTCCGGGACCGCATCGCCATCGAACGGGACGCCGGGACCCTGGCCGAACTGCGTCGTCTCCCCTACCCGGCGGAGGGCTGGGGCGTATGCCACCAGCCGGGGCGCGGGCGGCTGGTCACCAGTGACGGTTCCGCCCGGCTCACCTTCCGGGACCCGCGCACACTGGCCCCGACGGGTGAACTCCGCGTCACTCTTCGAGGCCGTCCGGTGCCGCGGCTCAACGAGTTGGAATGCGTGGGCGCCCATGTGTACGCCAATGTCTGGCCCTCCGACCGGATCGTGCGCGTCGACTCGGGCACCGGCGCGGTCACCGCTCAGATCGACGCCTCGGGGCTGCTGCCCTCGAAGAAGCGGCGGCCCGCCGAGGTGCTGAACGGCATCGCCGCCATCCCGGGCACCGACGAGTTCCTGCTCACCGGCAAGTGGTGGCCGAAGATGTTCCGGGTGGTTTTCGTCGCCAGGTGA
- a CDS encoding TetR/AcrR family transcriptional regulator: protein MTSGTGGTETSGSGDIARTLELLWDTGRRPSRGPKPALTLDRIVEAAVRLADTEGLEGLSMRRVAAELGTGTMSLYRYVPGKGELLDLMLDRVQRPSENPADPGAGWRAALEALARATLALYRRHPWLLQVNQSRPILGPSALDGMEKVLTLIRPMGLSDPELVSAIIMIDGYVVGAARSQLYEQEAERRTGLTDAEFWQAQVPMLEKAMASGRYPVMASLSEDAFGRDFDHFEFGLQRILDGLEVLVAKRRA from the coding sequence ATGACGAGTGGCACGGGCGGTACGGAGACCAGCGGCAGCGGCGACATCGCCCGCACCCTCGAACTGCTGTGGGACACCGGCCGCCGCCCCAGCCGCGGCCCGAAACCGGCACTGACCCTGGACCGCATCGTGGAAGCAGCCGTCAGACTCGCGGACACCGAGGGCCTGGAGGGGCTCTCCATGCGCCGCGTCGCCGCCGAACTCGGCACCGGCACCATGTCGCTGTACCGGTACGTCCCCGGCAAGGGCGAGCTGCTCGACCTCATGCTGGACCGGGTGCAGCGCCCCTCCGAGAACCCCGCCGACCCCGGCGCCGGCTGGCGCGCGGCCCTGGAGGCACTGGCGCGCGCGACCCTCGCCCTCTACCGCCGCCACCCCTGGCTGCTCCAGGTCAACCAGTCCCGCCCGATCCTCGGCCCGAGCGCCCTCGACGGCATGGAGAAGGTGCTGACCCTGATCCGCCCGATGGGGCTGAGCGACCCCGAACTGGTCTCCGCGATCATCATGATCGACGGGTACGTCGTAGGGGCCGCGCGCTCGCAGCTGTACGAGCAGGAGGCGGAGCGCCGGACGGGCCTGACGGACGCCGAGTTCTGGCAGGCGCAGGTGCCGATGCTGGAGAAGGCCATGGCATCGGGCCGTTACCCGGTCATGGCGTCGCTCTCCGAGGACGCCTTCGGAAGGGACTTCGACCACTTCGAGTTCGGTCTGCAGCGGATCCTGGACGGGCTGGAGGTCCTGGTCGCGAAGCGCAGGGCGTAG
- a CDS encoding WD40 repeat domain-containing protein — MRRPFALLAAALLTGALAVPASAADGDEKFTIKDPRITESSGLAASRQHPGIYWTHNDSDDGAYLYAVDSATGETVATITMSGVGSPRDVEAISMGPDGQIYVGDIGDNLGGTWPYVWIYRLPEPKNLRDQTIKATQYVVKYSDGARDAESLVVHPKTGRVYIVDKNEKGGHLYEGPARLSPSGSNTFRPVAAVPDLEATDATLSPDGEHLVVRSYFGAIAYDWNGGKIKKKERLGVPFLGQGESVTYTADGKKLMYGAEGADSPVEPQDAPGGGGSDAPSGSGSSATSDGGGDGLSGNLKTGAIAAGAVLIALLGLRRLMRRG; from the coding sequence ATGCGCAGACCGTTCGCCCTTCTCGCCGCGGCCCTCCTCACGGGTGCCCTCGCCGTGCCCGCCTCCGCCGCCGACGGCGACGAGAAGTTCACGATCAAGGACCCGCGCATCACCGAGTCCAGCGGCCTGGCGGCCTCGCGGCAGCACCCCGGCATCTACTGGACGCACAACGACAGCGACGACGGGGCGTATCTCTACGCCGTCGACAGCGCGACGGGCGAGACGGTCGCCACGATCACCATGTCCGGCGTGGGCAGCCCGCGCGACGTCGAGGCCATCTCCATGGGGCCGGACGGCCAGATCTACGTCGGCGACATCGGCGACAACCTCGGCGGCACCTGGCCGTACGTCTGGATCTACCGGCTGCCCGAGCCGAAGAACCTGCGCGACCAGACGATCAAGGCCACGCAGTACGTCGTGAAGTACTCCGACGGCGCGCGGGACGCCGAGTCGCTCGTCGTGCACCCGAAGACCGGCCGCGTCTACATCGTCGACAAGAACGAGAAGGGCGGGCACCTGTACGAGGGCCCGGCCCGGCTCTCCCCGTCCGGGTCGAACACGTTCCGGCCCGTCGCGGCCGTCCCCGACCTGGAGGCCACCGACGCCACACTCTCCCCGGACGGTGAACACCTCGTCGTACGCAGCTACTTCGGCGCGATCGCGTACGACTGGAACGGCGGGAAGATCAAGAAGAAGGAACGTCTCGGCGTGCCGTTCCTGGGGCAGGGGGAGTCCGTCACCTACACCGCGGACGGCAAGAAGCTGATGTACGGGGCCGAGGGGGCGGACAGCCCGGTGGAGCCGCAGGACGCCCCGGGCGGTGGCGGGTCCGACGCGCCGTCCGGGAGCGGGAGTTCGGCCACGTCCGACGGCGGGGGAGACGGGCTGAGCGGCAATCTCAAGACCGGCGCGATCGCCGCGGGTGCCGTGCTGATCGCCCTGCTCGGCCTGCGGCGGCTGATGCGCCGGGGCTAG
- a CDS encoding WecB/TagA/CpsF family glycosyltransferase, translated as MTAPASSRTKPVAAPVVECLGVPITAHTRDSAARHVVHLAGLMREARQEPTDEPGASGSRRGSDVHLTNAYTLALADRDAELRAILRSASLNLPDGQPVVWANRLLHPTAALPSTRVYGPDLLTDVFALTEHTEVNHYLLGSTPQVLDALHRELRRRHPGARIVGTCSPPFRPLHVHERRQQLERIRSAAADIVWVGLGTPKQDRWAAELCDALPVVAVAVGAAFDFVAGNKPQAPHWMQHNGLEWLFRLGCEPRRLWRRYLFGNARFVHGVVRQASRPVRTDSGAVAGDRLNTGGLVRRRREVPVRIPEGRP; from the coding sequence ATGACCGCCCCTGCGAGCAGCCGCACGAAGCCGGTGGCCGCTCCCGTGGTCGAGTGCCTCGGCGTGCCCATCACCGCGCACACCCGCGACAGCGCGGCCCGCCATGTCGTGCACCTGGCCGGGCTGATGCGCGAGGCACGGCAGGAACCCACCGACGAACCCGGCGCCTCCGGCAGCCGGCGCGGCAGTGACGTACACCTGACCAACGCCTACACGCTCGCCCTGGCCGACCGGGACGCCGAGCTGCGCGCCATCCTCCGTTCGGCCTCCCTGAACCTGCCCGACGGGCAGCCGGTCGTATGGGCCAACCGCCTGCTCCACCCCACCGCCGCACTGCCGAGCACACGTGTGTACGGTCCCGACCTCCTCACGGACGTCTTCGCCCTGACCGAGCACACGGAAGTGAACCACTACCTTCTCGGCTCCACGCCCCAGGTGCTCGACGCACTCCACCGGGAGCTGCGGCGGCGCCATCCCGGGGCGCGGATCGTGGGTACCTGCTCCCCGCCCTTCCGGCCCCTGCACGTCCACGAACGGCGCCAGCAGCTGGAGCGGATCCGTTCCGCCGCGGCGGACATCGTCTGGGTCGGACTCGGCACGCCGAAGCAGGACCGCTGGGCCGCCGAACTGTGCGACGCCCTGCCCGTGGTGGCCGTGGCCGTGGGCGCGGCCTTCGACTTCGTCGCCGGCAACAAGCCGCAGGCACCGCACTGGATGCAGCACAACGGGCTGGAATGGCTGTTCCGGCTCGGCTGTGAACCACGCCGCCTGTGGCGCCGGTACCTGTTCGGCAACGCGCGCTTCGTCCACGGTGTGGTGCGCCAGGCGTCCCGCCCGGTGCGAACGGACAGCGGTGCGGTGGCCGGAGACCGCCTGAACACGGGCGGACTCGTCCGCCGCCGCCGGGAGGTCCCGGTCCGGATCCCTGAAGGGCGGCCATGA